The genomic window AAGTATTCAAGGGTACCTATGGGAAAATTACCAATAGAAGATGTAACTTTCTTTTTATTGCATAATTATATCAACTACTAACATGTCGTTTATAGTTACGCCCGATTTGCATAATAGATTTGAAACCACCgttggttttgattttaaattcagAAAGTATATGTGggtatactaataaaaatggTCCTGCGCCATTTTCTAGTGCACCACGTGTCCTTACGTGTTGAATTAATTTCTCAACAAGGAAGCACTTCGTGTTAAGTAAATGTTAAACAAAGCTACCTGCAACCcagaaaaaataaagtttgaattCAAAATCTTAACGGATATTGATATTCTTATTCGACGTACTTCTTACAACCAATTTCGATTTACGAGTTCTCCATCGTTTCAATAACAGCGTAGCATGTAGCGCCTGTGTCTCATACGCAATTTTATTCATCTTGCCGAGATAGCAGTTGAGATTCAAATTACTTTACTGAAATGGCAACGACAGTACTCGTCACACAGCATTATATCTTAGCAAATGAAAATTCTGAAAAAGCTTTGGTAATTAGGGTAGTAGGTAAAAGAAAAGCAGAAATcccatttaaattatatttttcttttatatcaaaattcttacattttttttttctattgagaCTAATTGAAGAGACATTTTACTATACAgtcttagaaaatattacgtctatgacatgtaaatatgtaattgaTAATTAACTTTAATTCTAATCTATATATTAACACAGCATTTCACAAAGCACAAACATATACTATTGACTAAATTTCCACATACTAACTTCAAGTAACGGTAAATAGAATAtgtatttcaaaagtttttcaAACATCCTTTGGCTAATTTGAgttgcattttttaaattttgtcagTGGAAATGAAGCCaaacacaaaattatcaaaTCTCTAAGTACATATTCATTTTCTCACTCATTCAGTCACACATTTACTTATAGCATCTTATATTTGAAACATTCACTACAACATTCAACAAGTTCACAGCTTTAAAACTAGGAAAATGGCTTCAGACCCATTTAGCATTCTTTTTCAACTTCCAATGACTATTTTTATCAACATGTGCTTAATCTGTTCTATTAATTGcgctttttttttacaaaaatgctGAATGAGTAAGTGCCATgttctacataaaaataataaatagataaaaattgtCTGCaggttaaaaatatcttaaaaacaGTGTCATTAAATTACTAAGTCCTTACTTAATGTCCAGCATTATGAATAGACTTGCTGAATGTTTAGCCTACATCAATTCGTAACTATACCCTTGGGGACATAACTATGGCTGATACTCATCTACCCAcattgaaacatttatttaaatcctAGACTTCCACTTATACACAAATATGGAAAATTGAAAAGACAAATACTAAAGTCAGAAAGCTAGAGAGAtaagaaagattaaaataaatatattcttaaaaacATGCGATAAATGGAACAGTCTCAAAAATATAAGATAGTAGGGCAGTGTTTAACACAAATTGTGGGtagtctataaaaatatatcttttacaTTGGGACATAACACATTACATTAGAATGAGAAAATCTAACAATCCTACTCCAGTTACATTAATAGCAGTATTTTATGCTGCCTGTATACATTTAAAGCTGAAAAATTGAGTATCAACCGTTAGTTACATACAGTGCCATCTACATCCTCCTTAACAATCCGAGCATGAATCATACTCGGTGCCACTGCTGCTACCGCTGTCACTCTCGGAGTCACTGCTGGAGTTGCTGTCGGATCCAGAGCTGGAGTCATCTGATGAAGAGTCAGATCCACTGTCCGATGAACTGTTGTCCGAACAATCAACGCAGTCTGAATCATTGCGTTTCTTTTTGTTCGGTATTTTGCAGCTCCCCTTACTGCAGCAAGAATTGCcactgttaataaaataataaaaaaaacttacaaatGAGGCTACAATGTGATATGAAtgattaaaatttctttaaagaatatttaatcaCCCACATAATATTGAAAACCAACTTGAATGTTACTGATCTTTTTACTCCATTATTACTACTTAACAGAATTAAACTAGAGAAGTagtgaataattaaaataaaataatcagtaaTATCCAGAAACTACAGAAAAGGTCAACTGAGGGTAGTAACTTTtaagataaatacattttttagagatttaattaaaaaataaccaacaaatatctcaaacaattatttttaaccgaGGGTAGAAGTAAAAGAGTTATATTCTagaaaatttaaactttaacaaTAACGAACCTGCAAGATCCTTCTTCCTTTGATTTCAGATTCTTCTTGAGGACCTGTGTGCGAGATGGGCGCACCAGAATCTTGCGTTTCCCAGTACACTCGTAGCTCCAGTGACCATATTCCAGGCATTTCTGGCAGCGTATGCCTTGAGGAAACGCTGCTGCCAGTGCAGCTtgtctgaaaagaaaatattccaTTAAATACTGGTCGTATAATAAAACCCCGCTATAAAATAGAAAGgtaatattactttttcttCTGAGCTTGGTGTCTATTATAGGTTCCCAATGTCATGTTGAAAAATTTCAAAGTAACGGCTCAAATCTGAAGGTAGGTAGATGGAAACCACTAGGGCACAGTCTATTACAGGACTATCCGTCTTCTATTACTTCCCAAACACGAATGAATTATAGAAATTCGCAAAAATACGACGCATGGAAAATAAAAAGACTTGTCAGATTGTCGTTGTCAAACAAAGCACAGATAATACATAATcacaaaataaagcaataaatcagTTGTCAATGGTAGTCATTATTTTCTCAGATGAGTACTCGTTAGCAAAATATTGTTGGAGGTACCTATGCCCTGTAATACAAAACCTGCCCCAAAACTTATGTGCTTCGGTAAGAAGATAAATGTGGAaggaatttattatattatttttaacaaatacaccatatcaaaatattttgttgcttaGAAATCTCAAAATGCTCAGTTTTTCACATCTCATTATATTCTACGGTTAGTAGTcgtattatgtaggtaggtgTAGCCATGTAACGTGCTGCATATATGAATCAGACAACATTTTGTCTTGCGGTCATTCTATATATTGGACAAACCATTTGGTTGTTCAACCTTGTATGTACAAAGCAGCTGTTCTAATTATGTCGGTCTGATAGCAATAAACTCAAGTAAACTGCACAGTTATAGATCATGTGCGTTAACTTTTGCTTGATTTGCTTGAAGTGTCGGTCCAAGTGTAATAACGGAATATCTCCAATTTTTCTTATATAATTCTGTAAATTAGGTGACCATTTTCCGTTCATTGTTTTGGTCGGTCAACAAGcagtcattttaatatttatgtatgtaaaaatgtgTGCAGCTCTGCAGCAGTTTTAAGACACTATAAcgaattttaaagaaatctgGAATACGTgtagataaaattatgtttttgtgtatAGGATAATGACTCATCTCATATTTATGAAGTCTACTCCAAACGAAAAAAAGAAGTAATAACaaaacgcattttttttgttttgacagTTATTACGTGGAATCTTGTGCAGTCTGTGGTAAAAAGTTCTGCGGTCAGCTGCGCGCacttcgtaatattttttaaggatttcataataaaaataaatagccgGTTTTCGGtttgaaatgtacaaaaataattcagcTGTAATAAAATGTCGGACTGGTATTGGCGGGCAATCGCTTTGAAGGCAGCATTCGCGTTAACTTTTATCGTGTGTAATGTACGTGCCGATGATACTGTGCAAAAGTTACCGTTCTGTAATCCTAATAATGTAAAGGACGGACCAGTTTTAAACGAGTGAGTTATTAATACCATTTTAATTCAGCTTTTTCATGTATCATTAGCCAGTAAATCAGTAGAATACTGTAAATTGTTGGCAAGTGTAACTACATATacgtttgtttacaaaacaaaccCAACCATTTCTAGTGTTTCTGATAAAGAACAGGTTCTATAGCgctctgtatattattatataaacggTAATTTACCTGTTGTCGTATACAAAATACgacaaatgtatgtataaacactgtactccatttttttattacttacatgtCGTGACATGTTCTTCCATAAATCACAGTTTTTTTTCTAGAAAGAGCACTGATTGAGTTATCATGCCTCTTGACTATATCACGTAGatttttgtaatgtaaaaatataaacattgtataacatataaatagtttaaatcCAATTACTTGTGACCTTGATAACTTATCAATAAGCTAATGAATCATATGTAAGTGAAAGTAATAAGAACTTCAtgttatatgtaggtatagtaAACACTAATGTTGATGAGATATCTCTTGACTAAACAAATATTGAGCCATAAAAAGAATCTTGACAGGTAATTGAACTTTCTCTGCATAACTTTTGAGTATTCACTTCGAATATGATAAAACTATTGgcctagtttttttttaaaggtctgtaacattttttaaatagaacaaATCAATgacctacattatttatttatgtcagCAAACAATATTCTGAGTAGTAAAGTTCCTCCTACAGTTTGTCAACTCAGAAGGGAGCCTTGGCATGAGCACTTTATCTactctagattataattaagaattctaTGTTTCCCTATAATATAGTAGttaaataaagtagttgtatcaaacaggccacttTGAGCTGCATACGCCTGCATGCAAGGCTGTCtactaaattgtaattattataagataAGGTAAGTTATAAGATGTGGCttaacaaatacattttgttacagTCTAGTGATAGTGAGCACTTTGGATGGACGGCTGACTGCTTTCTCCACACAAAATGGCATCAAAGCCTGGGACCTGGAGACACAGCCACTGTTGTCCTCCAATTTACATCATGTTGAGGTAAGAATTACTAtctctgttttatatttttcttctggTCTTAAAATAATTTGGAAGGTTAACTTAAGTGGGTCAATGTCATGTGACTTATAATGTCTCCAGACTGTTGTTGAGCAGAAATCCTGAAATGTTTTCTATAGACTaacttaaaagtttataatgatACTAGGAAGTTCTAAAACAGTGACTGCTTCTAATCTTTGTGGTTTatgattttctttatttgtcCATTTCCTTTTCCATTGGGATAATTGGGAAATGGCTGTTAAGAATAccaataattttcttattaatcaCTAAATGTTAGTTTTGCTCACGTATAAGCAAATCACAAGTATTGTGATGTTTCAGTTGAATTGTTTTACTCAAGGTCTCCGGTTGACAAATGTGACCCTGCAGTTTAATTtggtcacaaaaaatattcacttaAGTCTCTCTTTGATTAActactatattttaaacagttaatGTTTTTTCGTATTTGTGTTCCCTAAAGGAAGTAATGCACAAAATTGCAGCAAAAACTgtaaaatgtacctattttGTGTGTTTAGAAAGATaattgtaaatacaaaatatttgccaCTACtgcacatttaaataaattaatatttaaacaataacttatcaaggatttcttaaattttattagtgATGATTTATTCTTCAATTATGctcattgaataaataatatgttgaatTGTCTTCATACAGCAAATACAAAGATGCTTAAAAACACGACAGTTTTTTGTACTCCGTAAAACTTGACTCAATGTTTTCAAAAgccgtaaaaaaatatagtgcaACATATCtagaacattataataatatgcaacaGCAATAATAGTTATACAGATACATTGAACTgtcaatatataaatatcttaaCAAGCTCAGCTATAAAACAGCAATGGGAAGGAAAATTGATAAACATTTCACTTGCAGCTCACATCAGGAGGTAAATGGGTGCGTCTGGTGCCTTCACTCAGTGGCTCCCTCTACAGCATCAGTGGGGACACCATTGAACCACTGCCATTTGACGCGGAACAACTACTGTCGTCATCTTTCAAGTACTCCGATGATTTGGTCATAGCGGGTAagtttgttttctttacaatttCAAAGGTTTCCTCTTTCTTGCAATAAATTGAGCTAGTTTAGTTTCGATTACCGTTAAGTTTATCAGACTGAGTGTATATTGTATTATCGTTAACCTACGTACTTATAAATAGCTAACAGATCTTCTGCATGATTCaattaaatctaaaacaaaagctttaaaatttgGGTAACTTCAAATACCGGAAAAGATATCAATGTACTGACGACACAATTTTATACGGATTTTCCCACGGTATTATGTTTAcgataaaactaaataattagtCCCGCAAATTGTATGTTGATTTGTGGTTTTCTTTACCTAACACATATTTCAACAAACGTGGATGAGTCACTTTAGTCTAATGCGTCGACGAAAATTAAAGTGTTGTTATTATGAAACAGCGTGagatttattgatgtttaaaaGCAGTTACTGTCATAGTTTACGGTCGGTAAATACTCGTATTGTTGGTAAACAATTAATGGTGTAAGCAATATAGTCGCGGTTAGGTGGGTCACCAAGGGATCCAGGTGGCTGGAAAACCTGGGAATTCATTGGAGAACTCCAGGTCTTGCCCGACTTCAATTATAAGACTTTAATCTTTTATGTGAGCTTCACTAGAAGGTCTATGTCCTCAAAAATTATTACTCTGCATCTGCAAGTGACATGGTATTAGAAGTGGACagtgcttgttttgaaaaaacttAAGCATTTAGTGCTTTTACATTTAATTGGCATTTTACAAATCTGCCTTTACCAGGTACCCTAGATGTGTTACACTTCttcgcattaaaaaaaaactatctatcGTGTATAATGTCAAGGGTCAATGCAGTATATGTAGATAAATATAGCATCATGAATTACACGCAATTTTGTACACATCGCTGAATATAAGATACTTCAAGGTCAAATAGATTACAATGAGAAACAATAGAATACTGATACAATAGGTTCAAGGAAATAAGTAGTGTATCTGAAAATGACAACTACTTTGGGAATGCCCAGACGCTAGTTTACGTATTAAGTTGACGGAAAACAATCCTTAATTCTATCTAACACTCTCGTTTATACAAATTTATGTAATAGAATCTTGTTGCTGTACGCTATAGTAATGGTAGGTAGTGTGTAAAGgtcgaaattaaatatttactaaagctTGTTACGTTGTTTACAAGCTTCCAAAAAGATCCTAACTTAAAAcagcaaaatataaaagtgataCTGTTTAATTTTCTGTCCATTTAGAGTGTGTTGGGTAAGTTCCTAACTATAAGAATCTTTAGTCTCtcatttttaagtatttaaccGTCTATTAGTAATGATTTATCAAATCAAACCAgttttaaattctataaaaataatcgtgccgtattaaaaattataattacctaaaaaaaataacctgaAAATTAACATCCGTGATAAATAAGATAAAGAAAAttgggtaaataaataaacacaacgCTATATCAACGGCCTTGTGTTAGATAATGATATAACGCATAATCAGCTCAGATTATACATAGTACACCAATGTAGTGTCTCCACGCAAACGATAGAGTGtagctatacataatatactactGACGTATGTAATTAAATGGGCGTATCGTCTGGTTTCAGgcttgcattttttttcttatgccTTGTTATATAAGTACCTTCTGGAATTTCCAGTAGCCAGTAAAAACAGTAACTACAGTAGAGAAATAGTTCTGAACCAGCTATTTAAGATGAAATATTATTGTCGATATGTAATGTTACTTTATTGTTAATTCTGTTGGGAGGCGTCGTTGTTGTTGTAGGCTAGGTTCGTTTAGTTAAAACAAATCAAACAGTCatcgctcagttcaaatacgactatgcggtcacccatctatagatttACTGTGCCAAGGGTTGTGAAACCCATTGATCGTTTACGGATCGGTAAAGAAGAGGCCCTTAGACTTCTCTGCGTGAAGCCCCAATGAGGCTAGGCGCAAGTAAGAGGCACTGGAGGGTTTTTTGTGTCATCGGCTTTTCCCTACACGCACCAAATGGTCGGGTACTGTACTGTGGTGGTTATTAAGTGGACCCTCCACATAACCCAATAATTCCCCCCAAGAAGGGAgggcaattaaaaaaaaaggtataagGAATTAGTAGTCGTGTTGATAAAATGGAAACTGTTTGTTTCTGATACATTGTAATAGCACACAAGTGTGAGTAAATGGCTGAATGGTGTTTGCAGATGTCTGGCTACGCACATGATTTATAATGCAAGCCTTTATACTATCGTACATGTTGTTCTAGTCAATATTGAAGCTAATACTTAATATGTTTTAGTTAATGATCAccgaaaatacataaaataaaattatttgacggAATAAGAACATAAGGATTAGGTATTAGGTTAGTCTATCTATCTAAGCAAGGGGAAGTCCCCCTGCTTTTCTCTATACTCTATACTATTTAAGTTAGATACAAAGTAGTACTATAATACAAAGATAGAAAGTAGTAATGACAagacgtatggatgtgaatgaagcaagggcaGTGactaaggatcgtaccaaatggcatTCTTTAGTCGCTGCCTATCACTGTCTATGTAAaaggcgagattttatgtatatttgtataacagtaaaaagtggatgttttgtttttcttttaataataataataataaggccgcagggcaccttgaggcgaggtgacggggagtagcgaccccgcggtacctgagtgctccagggggaagtcacccttcctcatctccggcttgccttagttggctggtcggagtgaaaactgacgaggaagcggtcccccgcctctggcttgccttcattggtcgtccagagtggagtcgcaagagcagagctcccactctgttcggaggacggatgctgagtgtaagatggctagtgggccagtgatgcctgaGCCTAGCAAAGGCGCGTGagctgagtttaacgtccagcgaggcctctccgtccttcagccgctcacgtccctgttgccccttTGTTGCTATtgatgcgacttgtttagggtggcccagtttgtgagttggcaagtctccgcctgccattttcacgtgttttcaacattgtcgtcggcaggcgccatagttcccgtaatttcccagtttcccagtccataagcacctcATCCAATAGTCCAAGTAGTTTTCCcctttagttttgccatagtcccacacagtccggtgactgtccttgggtgcattttatagtgtagacagggatagtcaccggattgtgacaccttacacattgtttgaatattaaagctgtctaaatgggcctctacgtgttggcttcggccccacgcacgccttctaaaagtccgggactccatagtcccgagataatgaacagacatacaaataataataataatactttatttgcaaACATGGGTGTTACATATATGTGGTGTTACAGTAGGTATTTAATGTTTCTTCCATGTTTCACCTTAAGGtatgcaatatttaaatttacagaCTAGTCATTATACACAAGCAGTCACAATTGTATTGGATgcacaacattaataattatttaaaccaaaataaaataacaaatgacaaaatatgtaatGACAATAGTACCTAAGTGAGTCATGTCcaccaaaataaaattgaattaaaataacaaaataaaattacgaacaAGATGTCAGAACAGTACAAtagaaatatcaaattaaagagaacaatacaatcaaaatgtcaaactaaagaaagaagaatacaattaaaatatcaacCAAAATAAtctaattcaatatatttattttaatatatccttatcgttaaaatattcattaatagaataataacatttttttactaaaatagtttttactctATTTTTGAAGACATTAAATTCAGAAACTTGGAGTAGTGCATTTGGCAAATGATTATATATACGAGCACTCATACATAGTATGCTTTTATTTACTAAAGCCGTTTTGTTTTTTGgtatacaaacatttaaatgatGTCTTCTGCTCTTTagagtttcaaataaatacatatgctTTCTTACAAACAATATTACTTCAAGTATATACAGACTAGGCAGGGTCaagatattaaaatcaataaagtgTGGTTTGCAAGTATCTGTCGGTTTTAGATGACGCATAGCCCGTATACACTTTTTCTGTGCCCTGAATGCAGCTTCTTTATCCGTAGCGTTACCCCAGAACACAATACCATACCTCAAGAGAGGTGTTACAAAACCATGATAAGCTGTTATAATTACGGTATCGCTCactgttttattgattttatatagtgCATAGGAGTAAGTGTTTAATTTACTACATAATGAGTCAATGTGCTGTTTCCAGCTTAAGTTATGGTCTATATGTACCCCCAAGAATTTCGTTGTGCAAGTTTCGGTAATATGTGTGTTTCGAAAGTGAATATCCATATTGGCTAGTTTATTTACTCTATTGTGAAATGTCATTAAATGCGTTTTGTCAAGATTTATGTCCAAATTATTCGATGTCAACCAGTTAATTGTATTCTCTAGAGTAATGTTAATCTCATGctcaataaatgatttattcgGTCCAGTGAATATAATGGTACTATCATCCGCAAACAAAATACTCTTATGCATGGTAATTTTTGGGAGGTCATTAATGTAGATGATAAAGAGAAGTGGGCCCAGAACACTTCCCTGCGGAATACCAGATGTCACTTCTCTACTTGCGGATGAGTAGATTACAAACTTTTTAGTGTGCGGACACAATTTAGATATTTGAGTTATTTGCCTTCTATTACTTAAAAAGGATCTTATTAAATCTAAAATGTTACCTCTAACACCATATGCatataatttattgagtaatatACCGTGATCTACATTATCAAACGCTTTAGATAAGTCCATAAAAAGAGCACACGCTTGGTCACCAATATCCTTACTCAGCAGTACCGattgaagaaaattataaatcgCCAAATCAATGGATTTGTTCTTTCTAAATCCTATTTGCTCTTTACAAAAAAGATTATTTGCCtcaaaatagttataaacaccAGCATGAATTaccttttcaattatttttgataacacTGATACAAGTGCTATTGGGCGATTCTGTCAAACGTAAACTAGTCACACTGTTGCGTCAAGTGAAGTGTAACCGGTTTGACACCCGATCGAAGCATTGTATGACTCATAGATAGTCATTTCAGTTTCGTGAGCGCAGCTGCTTTTGTCGAAAGtttgttatttgaatatttatgagtAGGTACCTCAgttcaaagatctttggaaatTGTTATAACTGATATTATTCTATTTCTGTCACAGTATGTAtggaatgttaataatattttattttgacaaatgtGTATTATAAAGCCTGTATCTGTTATCTTGAAG from Anticarsia gemmatalis isolate Benzon Research Colony breed Stoneville strain chromosome 21, ilAntGemm2 primary, whole genome shotgun sequence includes these protein-coding regions:
- the LOC142982236 gene encoding uncharacterized protein LOC142982236 isoform X1 encodes the protein MTLGTYNRHQAQKKKQAALAAAFPQGIRCQKCLEYGHWSYECTGKRKILVRPSRTQVLKKNLKSKEEGSCSGNSCCSKGSCKIPNKKKRNDSDCVDCSDNSSSDSGSDSSSDDSSSGSDSNSSSDSESDSGSSSGTEYDSCSDC
- the LOC142982236 gene encoding uncharacterized protein LOC142982236 isoform X2, with product MTLGTYNRHQAQKKKQAALAAAFPQGIRCQKCLEYGHWSYECTGKRKILVRPSRTQVLKKNLKSKEEGSCSKGSCKIPNKKKRNDSDCVDCSDNSSSDSGSDSSSDDSSSGSDSNSSSDSESDSGSSSGTEYDSCSDC